From one Lycium ferocissimum isolate CSIRO_LF1 chromosome 5, AGI_CSIRO_Lferr_CH_V1, whole genome shotgun sequence genomic stretch:
- the LOC132056431 gene encoding LOW QUALITY PROTEIN: wax ester synthase/diacylglycerol acyltransferase 11-like (The sequence of the model RefSeq protein was modified relative to this genomic sequence to represent the inferred CDS: inserted 3 bases in 2 codons), giving the protein MGSLGPKPIDTKTKTEPKMSVTNGQKNSTVLEIEPEQEREQEPASPATRLFHTKALSCHILAILGCTTKINRDVIKKGIESTLLNHPRFTSIPVVDAKKGVRKWMKTTVNVEDHIVCPDLDPDMESPDEFLENYTSNLTTIPMDMTKPLWEVHILNVKTSEADAVGILKLHHSIGDGMSIISLVLACTRKASDPEALPTMPSSTKKEKTKAGXFRRFCYYIWFLFMVFWNTAVDAVLFLATILFLNDTETPMKGGAGVEHNPKRLVHRTISLDDMKIVKNALNLTINDVVMGITQAGFSXYLNRRYGNTNGKGSSKTNNLPKNIRLRGSIVFNIRPSTGIKALAEMMEKKSKAKWGNKIGYVLTQFPISLPENPLDYIRQAKTIIDRKKLSLESRFSFAAAKLIQDIFGSKVAAKLTRRVLSHTTVLLSNMVGPQEEITFFGHKLAYAAPTIYGLPHALTMHFQSYYNKMTISMSVDPQVIPDPYQLCDDLQDSLQMFKEAVTKQGLVATP; this is encoded by the exons aTGGGGAGCCTTGGTCCTAAACCTATTGACACTAAGACCAAAACAGAACCTAAAATGAGCGTGACCAATGGCCAGAAAAATAGCACGGTGTTGGAGATAGAGCCGGAACAGGAACGAGAACAAGAGCCAGCAAGCCCAGCTACACGTTTGTTCCATACTAAAGCCCTCAGTTGCCACATTCTTGCCATTTTAGGTTGCACTACAAAGATCAACCGCGATGTCATCAAAAAGGGGATCGAGTCCACTCTTCTCAATCACCCTCGCTTCACCAGTATACCG GTGGTGGATGCAAAGAAAGGTGTAAGGAAGTGGATGAAAACGACGGTAAATGTGGAAGACCATATAGTGTGTCCTGATTTGGACCCGGACATGGAATCACCAGACGAATTCTTGGAGAACTACACGTCAAATCTAACAACAATACCTATGGACATGACAAAGCCACTTTGGGAGGTTCACATTTTAAACGTGAAAACATCTGAAGCAGATGCGGTAGGGATTCTGAAATTGCACCATTCAATTGGTGATGGCATGTCCATTATCTCTTTAGTTTTGGCGTGCACCAGAAAGGCTTCGGATCCAGAAGCATTGCCCACTATGCCTTCAAGtaccaagaaagaaaaaactaagGCTG TTTTTAGGCGGTTTTGTTACTATATTTGGTTTTTGTTTATGGTGTTTTGGAATACGGCTGTGGATGCTGTTTTGTTTTTGGCGACCATTTTGTTTCTAAATGACACTGAGACACCGATGAAAGGAGGAGCTGGGGTTGAACATAATCCTAAGAGACTTGTGCACAGGACTATCAGCCTTGACGACATGAAAATAGTCAAGAATGCCTTGAACTTG ACCATTAATGATGTAGTGATGGGCATAACACAAGCTGGTTTCTC ATATCTGAATAGAAGATATG GTAACACGAATGGGAAAGGAAGCAGCAAGACAAATAATCTGCCCAAGAACATTCGTCTCAGAGGATCTATTGTTTTTAACATCAGACCTTCTACTGGAATTAAA GCTCTAGCAGAGATGATGGAGAAAAAATCAAAGGCAAAATGGGGCAATAAAATTGGATATGTGCTGACCCAATTTCCCATTAGCTTACCCGAAAACCCGTTGGATTATATCCGCCAAGCTAAAACCATTATTGACAGAAAGAAGCTCTCTCTTGAATCCAGATTCTCTTTTGCTGCTGCTAAGCTAATACAAGATATATTTggatctaag GTGGCGGCTAAGCTCACAAGGAGAGTTCTGTCTCACACCACCGTCCTATTATCAAACATGGTGGGCCCTCAAGAAGAGATCACATTTTTCGGGCATAAGTTAGCTTATGCTGCTCCTACAATTTATGGACTCCCTCAT GCACTGACGATGCATTTCCAGAGTTATTACAATAAAATGACAATTTCAATGTCGGTGGATCCACAGGTGATTCCAGATCCATACCAGCTCTGTGATGATCTACAGGACTCCCTTCAGATGTTTAAAGAGGCTGTCACTAAACAAGGTCTCGTAGCCACACCATAG